One genomic window of Streptomyces sp. NBC_01498 includes the following:
- the argB gene encoding acetylglutamate kinase, with product MTGRVTELRGGTVVVKFGGNAMVDASLQRAFAQDVVELWHAGLRPVVVHGGGPQISAMLDRLGLETRFEAGLRVTTPETMEVVRMVLSGRVQRELVGHINAHGPFAVGMTGEDAHTMTAVRRPAYVDSRPVDIGLVGDIVAVNADMVRALLTQGHIPVVSPVARGEDGQVYNVNADLAASALAVALGASRLVMLTDVEGLYADWPHSTEVIERLTAGALEALLPGLTSGMLPKMEGCLRAVRGGVRRALVLDGRVPHAVLRGVLDETGPGTTVVPDGH from the coding sequence ATGACCGGACGGGTCACGGAGCTGCGGGGCGGCACGGTCGTCGTCAAGTTCGGCGGCAACGCGATGGTGGACGCGAGTCTCCAACGGGCCTTCGCCCAGGACGTCGTGGAGTTGTGGCACGCGGGTCTGCGGCCGGTCGTCGTCCACGGCGGCGGACCGCAGATCAGCGCGATGCTCGACCGCCTCGGCCTGGAGACCCGCTTCGAGGCCGGGCTGCGGGTGACGACGCCGGAGACCATGGAAGTGGTCCGGATGGTGCTGTCCGGCCGGGTGCAGCGGGAGTTGGTCGGCCACATCAACGCCCACGGGCCGTTCGCCGTGGGGATGACGGGCGAGGACGCGCACACGATGACGGCCGTCCGGCGGCCCGCCTATGTGGACAGCAGACCCGTGGACATCGGCCTCGTGGGCGACATCGTGGCCGTGAACGCGGACATGGTCCGCGCACTCCTGACGCAGGGTCATATCCCCGTGGTCTCCCCCGTGGCACGCGGGGAGGACGGACAGGTCTACAACGTCAACGCGGACCTCGCGGCGTCGGCCCTGGCCGTGGCGCTCGGCGCGTCGCGCCTGGTGATGCTGACCGACGTGGAGGGGCTGTACGCGGACTGGCCGCACAGCACGGAGGTGATCGAGCGCCTGACGGCCGGGGCCCTGGAGGCGCTGCTGCCGGGCCTGACGAGCGGGATGCTGCCCAAGATGGAGGGCTGTCTGCGGGCCGTGCGGGGCGGTGTACGGCGGGCGCTCGTCCTGGACGGCCGGGTGCCGCACGCGGTGCTGCGGGGAGTCCTGGACGAGACCGGCCCCGGCACCACCGTGGTCCCGGACGGCCACTGA
- a CDS encoding GNAT family N-acetyltransferase, with protein MITATPRPAPLSSHALLAPVSPVRPARPEDAAELAALSGPFVRSGALRERPLSLYAAHAADFLVARAPGGAPEGCVGLRVHAAAGPGEGRGPVGVLYNFCVAGHRQGHGVGAALLRAALAAARRQSLAALFTATTGGGGLFLRYGFTPTTARLAPPAWAASLDPGRGARVLRRAL; from the coding sequence TTGATCACGGCCACGCCGCGCCCCGCCCCCCTGTCGTCGCATGCGCTCCTCGCGCCGGTGTCCCCCGTGCGCCCCGCCCGCCCGGAGGACGCCGCCGAACTCGCCGCCCTGTCCGGGCCCTTCGTGCGCTCGGGTGCGCTGCGCGAGCGGCCCCTGTCGCTGTACGCGGCCCACGCGGCCGACTTCCTGGTGGCGCGGGCGCCGGGAGGCGCACCGGAGGGCTGTGTGGGCCTGCGCGTGCACGCCGCGGCCGGGCCGGGCGAGGGGCGCGGGCCCGTCGGCGTGCTCTACAACTTCTGCGTGGCCGGGCACCGGCAGGGACACGGGGTGGGGGCCGCGCTGCTGCGCGCCGCGCTGGCCGCCGCCCGGCGCCAGTCGCTCGCCGCCCTGTTCACGGCGACGACCGGCGGGGGCGGGCTGTTCCTCCGGTACGGCTTCACGCCCACGACCGCCCGACTCGCGCCCCCGGCCTGGGCGGCGTCCCTGGACCCCGGGCGCGGCGCGCGTGTCCTGCGACGGGCCCTGTGA
- a CDS encoding amidohydrolase: MLCTRLTNARFLTMDPDRPVAHDLGIWRGRIAGLDEEITGLPAREVIDLQGATVLPGFIDAHVHLAWTGLKAATPSIAGRTRIDDVLDVVSRVTAGTGSPGDWVSVAGYDQRALGRHLTAAELDTVSHGRKVFLLHDSGHGCVVNSAVLARLPAGVPHENGFLAEGAMAPARALRPPYAQRELAEAIGRAARGCLAEGITACAEAGIGSVLFGHSPVELGAYQLARDEGLLPVRVQLMVAAERLRPVGAHPDDRVPRALELGLRTGFGDDRLSVGALKVWTDGGMMARTAALSAPYEGLEHTGQLQDDPDVLTDTIVDGHLAGWQLAVHAIGDRAADVALDALEQAQRRRPRPGARHRIEHAGLIRPDQLPRLARLGVSAVVQPNFLRYFGDDYAEIMGPGRAPWLYRGRSFLDHGIPLVGSSDRPVADGSPLRAVQFMVERASASGRVIGPDEGVTVEQALRAYTVAGAFACRWDDRLGSLTPGKYADMVVLGDDPRSVDVSRIGGIEVVTTYVDGRDTGV; encoded by the coding sequence ATGCTCTGCACCCGACTGACCAACGCGCGCTTCCTGACGATGGACCCGGACCGTCCCGTCGCCCACGACCTGGGCATCTGGCGGGGCCGGATCGCGGGCCTGGACGAGGAGATCACCGGACTGCCGGCGCGCGAGGTGATCGACCTTCAGGGCGCCACCGTGCTGCCGGGATTCATCGACGCGCATGTGCATCTCGCCTGGACCGGGCTGAAGGCGGCCACCCCGAGCATCGCGGGCCGCACCCGGATCGACGACGTGCTCGACGTCGTGTCGCGGGTCACGGCCGGGACGGGCTCGCCGGGCGACTGGGTGAGCGTCGCCGGTTACGACCAGCGGGCGCTGGGGCGTCATCTGACCGCCGCCGAACTGGACACCGTCAGCCACGGGCGCAAGGTGTTCCTGCTGCACGACTCCGGGCACGGCTGCGTCGTCAACTCCGCCGTCCTCGCCCGGCTTCCGGCCGGTGTCCCGCACGAGAACGGCTTCCTCGCCGAGGGCGCCATGGCCCCCGCCCGCGCGCTCCGTCCGCCGTACGCCCAGCGGGAGTTGGCCGAGGCGATCGGCCGCGCCGCCCGGGGCTGTCTGGCGGAGGGCATCACCGCCTGCGCGGAGGCGGGCATCGGCAGCGTCCTCTTCGGACACAGCCCGGTCGAACTGGGCGCGTACCAACTCGCTCGCGACGAGGGCCTGTTGCCGGTGCGCGTGCAGCTCATGGTGGCGGCGGAGCGGCTGCGTCCGGTCGGCGCGCACCCGGACGACCGCGTCCCCCGGGCGCTCGAGCTGGGGCTGCGTACCGGCTTCGGTGACGACCGGCTCTCCGTGGGCGCGCTGAAGGTCTGGACGGACGGCGGCATGATGGCGCGGACCGCCGCGCTGAGCGCGCCGTACGAAGGGCTGGAGCACACGGGCCAGTTGCAGGACGATCCGGACGTGCTCACGGACACGATCGTGGACGGGCATCTCGCCGGGTGGCAGCTGGCTGTTCACGCGATCGGCGACCGCGCGGCCGATGTCGCCCTGGACGCCCTGGAACAGGCCCAGCGCCGCCGGCCGCGCCCCGGTGCCCGGCACCGGATCGAACACGCGGGCCTGATCCGCCCCGACCAGCTGCCGCGACTGGCGCGGCTCGGCGTCAGCGCCGTCGTACAGCCCAACTTCCTGCGGTACTTCGGCGACGACTACGCGGAGATCATGGGCCCCGGGCGGGCCCCGTGGCTCTACCGGGGCCGGTCGTTCCTGGACCACGGCATCCCCCTGGTGGGCAGCTCCGACCGTCCCGTCGCGGACGGATCCCCGTTGCGGGCCGTCCAGTTCATGGTGGAGCGGGCATCCGCCTCCGGCCGGGTGATCGGCCCGGACGAGGGCGTCACGGTCGAACAGGCCCTGCGCGCCTACACGGTGGCCGGGGCCTTCGCCTGCCGCTGGGACGACAGACTGGGGAGCCTCACACCGGGCAAGTACGCCGATATGGTCGTGCTCGGCGACGACCCCCGGAGCGTCGACGTCTCGCGCATCGGGGGCATCGAGGTGGTGACGACGTATGTGGACGGCCGGGACACCGGCGTGTAA
- a CDS encoding MbtH family protein encodes MSTNPFDDPEGRFLVLVNDEGQHSLWPSFAEVPGGWTVAFAENTREACLEYVETHWTDLRPRSLAVSNDG; translated from the coding sequence ATGAGCACCAACCCCTTCGACGACCCCGAAGGCCGCTTCCTCGTCCTGGTGAACGACGAGGGGCAGCACTCCCTGTGGCCGTCCTTCGCCGAGGTGCCCGGCGGCTGGACCGTCGCCTTCGCCGAGAACACCCGCGAGGCGTGCCTGGAGTATGTCGAGACCCACTGGACCGACCTGCGACCCCGGTCCCTCGCCGTGTCCAACGACGGCTGA
- a CDS encoding alpha/beta hydrolase-fold protein, with product MPLAAGRDHAFAEYGLPGEPGTDTFWAAARTPLSVPGGDGGWRTLFLWRGSPATVEFEGWSQPVALRRRAGTDCWYAEVPMPARLRVTYQLRSEEGAFADPYNPVGAGGDRSLAAVPDAPAQPHWPALGPDEVLPLPRARVRWSSDRLGGRRTVRLHPAGGGGPLVLLLDGDDWLYLHPAVTAFDSAVAAGELPPVTLAFVPSKDREAEFGCRPDLWEAIRDELLPLVAESGVPADPDRLVVAGQSLGGLSALYAALEFPELVSRVACQSPSFWWAPGATGLPDPLGGPPGGTIAARLRERRPELSALRCAFDLGEHETRMLPHVEPVEALVAEAGAAVRVSRSPAGHDRVGWRHALLRDVAWALG from the coding sequence ATGCCCCTCGCGGCCGGCCGGGACCACGCGTTCGCCGAATACGGGCTGCCCGGTGAGCCCGGCACCGACACCTTCTGGGCGGCGGCGCGCACCCCGCTGTCGGTACCCGGCGGCGACGGCGGCTGGCGGACCCTGTTCCTGTGGCGCGGATCACCGGCGACGGTCGAGTTCGAGGGCTGGTCGCAGCCGGTCGCGCTGCGCCGCCGGGCCGGGACGGACTGCTGGTACGCCGAGGTGCCCATGCCCGCGCGGCTGCGGGTGACATATCAACTCCGTTCGGAAGAGGGCGCGTTCGCCGACCCGTACAACCCGGTGGGGGCGGGCGGCGACCGGTCGCTCGCCGCGGTCCCGGACGCGCCCGCCCAGCCGCACTGGCCCGCCCTCGGCCCCGACGAGGTGCTGCCCCTCCCCCGCGCGCGGGTGCGCTGGAGCAGCGACCGGCTCGGCGGGCGGCGTACCGTACGCCTCCATCCGGCGGGCGGCGGCGGGCCGTTGGTCCTGCTGCTCGACGGGGACGACTGGCTCTATCTGCATCCGGCCGTGACCGCGTTCGACTCGGCCGTCGCGGCCGGGGAGTTGCCGCCGGTCACCCTGGCCTTCGTACCGTCCAAGGACCGGGAGGCGGAGTTCGGGTGCCGGCCCGATCTCTGGGAGGCGATACGCGACGAACTGCTGCCCCTGGTGGCGGAGAGCGGCGTGCCCGCCGACCCGGACCGGCTGGTGGTCGCCGGGCAGAGCCTCGGCGGGCTGAGCGCGCTGTACGCGGCGCTGGAGTTCCCGGAGCTGGTCTCCCGCGTGGCCTGTCAGTCGCCGTCGTTCTGGTGGGCGCCCGGGGCCACCGGCCTCCCGGACCCGCTGGGCGGTCCGCCCGGCGGGACGATCGCCGCGCGGCTGCGCGAGCGGCGTCCCGAACTGTCCGCTCTGCGCTGCGCGTTCGACCTGGGGGAACACGAGACGCGGATGCTGCCCCACGTCGAGCCGGTCGAGGCCCTGGTGGCGGAGGCCGGGGCGGCCGTACGGGTGTCGCGGTCGCCGGCGGGCCACGACCGGGTGGGCTGGCGGCACGCCCTGCTCAGGGACGTGGCCTGGGCGCTCGGCTGA
- a CDS encoding ABC transporter ATP-binding protein, which yields MKTPDPQRPPADSGILRTALRRNLGAMAKGTALMGLYQAGETAFPIALGLIVEHAMQDRSLTALGLSIGALAVIITTVSLSWRFGMRVLQKANTTEAHRWRVRVAACGLQPVARDVDLKSGEVLTIATEDADQTADIIEVVPLLISSLVAVLVAAVALGLADIRLGLLVIVGTVAILSILAVLSKRIGASTREQQARVARAGAKVADLITGLRPLHGFGGNHAAFRSYRTVSSDAKRQAITVAKVNGAYAGAALALNAVLAAAVTLTAGWLAFDGRITVGELVMAVGLAQFIIEPLKLFSEMPKYVMMARASADRMALVLTAPPVTTPGPERPAAGGDLEVDCVRYGTLNRVKFTVSAGEFVAITAYQPRAAAELASILAVGVPPETYEGEVRVGGRAIAELSIEAVREHLLVNPYDAEIFAGTLRTNIDPSGTSGLVPEAVEASMLTDVVALHRDGLDYAVRDRGANLSGGQRQRLSLARALATDSDVLVLRDPTTAVDAVTEQLIARNVAALRRGRTTVVMTSSPALLDAADRVLVLDEGVVTAEDTHRNLLATDEEYRVAVTR from the coding sequence ATGAAAACTCCTGACCCCCAGCGGCCCCCAGCGGACTCCGGCATCCTGCGGACCGCGTTGCGCCGCAACCTCGGCGCCATGGCCAAGGGCACCGCGCTCATGGGCCTGTACCAGGCCGGAGAGACCGCCTTCCCCATCGCGCTCGGCCTGATCGTCGAACACGCCATGCAGGACCGGAGCCTCACGGCGCTCGGTCTGTCCATCGGCGCCCTGGCCGTGATCATCACGACCGTGTCGCTGTCGTGGCGGTTCGGCATGCGCGTCCTCCAGAAGGCCAACACCACCGAGGCGCACCGCTGGCGGGTACGGGTGGCGGCCTGCGGGCTCCAGCCCGTGGCCCGGGACGTCGACCTGAAGTCCGGCGAGGTGCTGACCATCGCCACCGAGGACGCCGACCAGACCGCCGACATCATCGAGGTCGTGCCCCTGCTGATCAGTTCACTGGTCGCGGTCCTGGTCGCGGCCGTGGCACTGGGTCTGGCGGACATCCGGCTCGGCCTGCTGGTGATCGTGGGAACCGTCGCGATCCTGTCGATCCTCGCCGTGCTGTCCAAACGGATCGGCGCCAGTACCCGGGAACAGCAGGCGCGGGTGGCGCGCGCCGGCGCGAAGGTCGCCGACCTGATCACCGGACTGCGCCCGCTGCACGGCTTCGGCGGCAACCACGCGGCGTTCCGCTCCTACCGGACGGTCAGCTCGGACGCGAAGCGGCAGGCGATCACCGTCGCGAAGGTGAACGGGGCGTACGCGGGCGCGGCACTGGCCCTCAACGCGGTCCTCGCCGCCGCCGTGACCCTGACGGCGGGGTGGCTGGCGTTCGACGGCCGGATCACCGTCGGGGAACTGGTGATGGCCGTGGGCCTCGCGCAGTTCATCATCGAGCCGCTGAAGCTGTTCTCCGAGATGCCGAAGTACGTGATGATGGCGCGCGCCTCGGCCGACCGGATGGCACTGGTGCTGACCGCGCCCCCCGTGACGACCCCGGGACCCGAACGCCCCGCGGCGGGCGGGGACCTGGAGGTCGACTGCGTCCGGTACGGCACCCTCAACCGGGTCAAGTTCACCGTGTCCGCGGGCGAGTTCGTGGCGATCACCGCCTACCAGCCGCGCGCGGCGGCCGAGCTGGCGTCGATCCTGGCCGTCGGCGTCCCGCCGGAGACGTACGAAGGGGAGGTACGGGTCGGCGGGCGGGCGATCGCGGAGCTGTCCATCGAGGCGGTCCGCGAACATCTGCTGGTCAACCCGTACGACGCGGAGATCTTCGCCGGCACACTCCGGACGAACATCGACCCCTCGGGCACCAGCGGTCTGGTGCCCGAGGCGGTGGAGGCGTCGATGCTGACCGACGTGGTCGCCCTGCATCGCGACGGACTCGACTACGCCGTCCGCGACAGGGGAGCCAACCTCTCCGGAGGGCAGCGGCAACGGCTGTCACTGGCCCGCGCGTTGGCCACCGACAGCGACGTCCTGGTGCTGCGGGACCCGACCACCGCCGTCGACGCGGTCACCGAACAGCTCATCGCGCGCAACGTCGCGGCGCTGCGCCGGGGCCGTACCACCGTCGTGATGACCAGCAGCCCGGCCCTGCTGGACGCCGCCGACCGGGTACTCGTGCTGGACGAGGGCGTGGTCACCGCCGAGGACACGCACCGCAATCTGCTCGCGACCGACGAGGAGTACCGCGTGGCGGTGACCCGGTGA